A genomic window from Haladaptatus caseinilyticus includes:
- a CDS encoding uracil-xanthine permease family protein — translation MTGTTGDTNEEATLEEASFVEYGIEDKPPIGESVLLGFQHYLTMIGANIAVPLALAGAMGMPEAQTARFVGTFFVVSGLATLAQTTFGNRYPIVQGATFSMLAPALAIIGVIGAGWQTTLLELQGAVIAAAAVEVVVGYLGLMGRLKKYLSPVVIAPTIALIGLSLFGVPQITDVNLATPAPEQNWWLVGLTLGLIILFSQYLDNHRAFRLFPVLIGVVSAWTIAAVLSVTGFYAPGTPGYVPLGQVASAKPIQPVMPLQWGMPKFTLPYIIGMFAGVVASMIESFGDYHAVARLSGVGAPSRKRIDHGIGMEGIASVFAGIMGTGNGSTSYSENIGAIGLTGVASRYVVQIGAGLMLVVGFVGYFGQLVATIPTPIVGGLFIAMFGQIAAVGLSNLKYIDLDSQRNLFIVGFALFAGLSIPAYIGGVDAGAFQQGMANVAVLGPVLGTDLVSHTLYVVLGTGMAVGGLVAFVLDNTVAGTRKERGLEAWDAITEDEGDFKSAVERFGSGSGSDPTKAD, via the coding sequence ATGACAGGAACGACAGGAGACACGAACGAGGAGGCGACGCTCGAGGAAGCGTCGTTCGTGGAGTACGGGATCGAAGACAAACCACCGATCGGGGAGTCGGTTCTACTCGGTTTTCAGCACTACCTGACGATGATCGGCGCGAACATCGCCGTTCCGTTGGCATTGGCGGGTGCGATGGGGATGCCGGAGGCGCAAACGGCGCGGTTCGTCGGCACGTTCTTCGTCGTCTCCGGCCTCGCCACATTGGCTCAGACGACGTTCGGAAACCGGTATCCGATCGTACAGGGGGCGACGTTTTCGATGCTCGCACCTGCGCTGGCCATCATCGGTGTCATCGGTGCTGGCTGGCAAACGACCCTTCTCGAACTACAAGGAGCCGTTATCGCGGCGGCTGCAGTCGAGGTGGTGGTCGGCTATTTGGGGTTGATGGGCCGATTGAAAAAGTACCTCTCACCGGTCGTCATCGCACCCACTATCGCGCTCATCGGGTTGTCACTGTTCGGTGTCCCACAGATTACCGATGTGAATCTCGCAACCCCTGCCCCCGAACAGAACTGGTGGCTCGTCGGTCTCACGCTTGGACTCATAATCCTCTTTTCGCAGTATCTCGACAACCACCGCGCGTTTCGTCTCTTTCCCGTTCTCATCGGCGTCGTTTCCGCGTGGACTATCGCCGCGGTACTGTCGGTGACGGGCTTTTACGCCCCCGGAACGCCGGGGTACGTGCCTCTCGGGCAGGTAGCGAGTGCGAAGCCGATTCAACCAGTGATGCCGCTGCAGTGGGGGATGCCGAAGTTCACGCTCCCGTACATCATCGGCATGTTTGCGGGGGTCGTCGCCTCGATGATAGAGAGTTTCGGGGACTATCACGCCGTCGCCCGGTTGTCGGGTGTCGGTGCGCCGAGCAGAAAACGAATCGATCACGGGATCGGAATGGAGGGAATCGCTAGCGTTTTCGCCGGAATCATGGGTACCGGAAACGGTTCGACATCCTATTCGGAGAACATCGGCGCGATCGGCCTGACGGGCGTGGCCTCGCGTTACGTCGTTCAAATCGGTGCTGGTCTCATGCTCGTCGTCGGCTTCGTCGGCTACTTCGGCCAACTCGTCGCAACTATTCCAACGCCGATCGTCGGCGGCCTGTTCATCGCTATGTTCGGACAGATCGCCGCCGTCGGTCTGTCAAACTTGAAATATATCGACTTGGATTCCCAGCGGAACCTCTTCATCGTCGGGTTCGCCCTGTTCGCGGGGCTCTCGATTCCGGCGTACATCGGCGGCGTCGATGCGGGTGCCTTCCAGCAGGGGATGGCGAACGTTGCCGTCCTCGGCCCGGTGCTGGGAACTGATCTCGTTTCACACACGCTGTACGTCGTCCTCGGAACCGGAATGGCCGTCGGTGGTCTCGTCGCGTTCGTCCTCGACAATACGGTGGCGGGTACTCGAAAGGAACGTGGTCTCGAAGCGTGGGATGCGATCACGGAAGACGAGGGCGACTTCAAAAGCGCAGTCGAACGATTCGGTTCCGGTAGCGGTTCCGACCCGACAAAGGCGGACTGA
- a CDS encoding aldehyde dehydrogenase family protein, with protein sequence MTQKRLHRREQLYIDGEWLDADNELEVTDLADGGIFAEVAAADAEQAEEALATAQRAQAEMRETTIPQRAEWMETIADGLLERKEELAEVIVREAGKPISSARGEVESAAERFRRAAEEAHDLRGEYREGTTRGHEGWEAIVKPEPIGTILAITPYNYPLSTTALEVAPALAAGNCVILKPASKTPVSAAILAEVISEMDLPDGAFNFTPGNASEIGDLLVGDDRVNMITMTGSSAAGKHVARKSGMANLHMELGGNAPAVVFPDADLSDVAGACTKGSFKYAGQRCSAVSRVVAHESVHDEVVERIDATMDGWTAGDLFDEDTQMGPLISEEQADWVEELVEDAVEKGANLIRGGERDGQFFEPTLLANVPHDARIIHEEQFGPVAAVTTFETEEEALDISNGGDLALDAAVFTADYDRARRMADKLDAGAVRINGAPSHGLGDIPFGGNKDSGIGRQGLHLTIEEMVRRKSIIL encoded by the coding sequence ATGACACAGAAACGCCTCCATCGTCGGGAGCAGTTGTACATCGACGGCGAGTGGTTGGATGCCGATAACGAGCTCGAAGTCACCGATCTCGCAGACGGCGGTATTTTTGCCGAAGTCGCCGCGGCTGATGCCGAACAAGCCGAGGAAGCACTTGCCACTGCACAGCGTGCCCAGGCCGAGATGCGCGAGACGACGATACCACAACGTGCTGAATGGATGGAAACCATCGCCGACGGACTTCTCGAGCGAAAAGAAGAGTTGGCGGAGGTTATCGTCCGCGAAGCCGGCAAGCCGATCTCGAGTGCCCGTGGTGAAGTCGAGAGCGCCGCGGAGCGATTCCGCCGCGCTGCGGAGGAAGCACACGACCTCCGCGGCGAGTATCGTGAAGGAACGACGCGTGGACACGAAGGGTGGGAAGCGATCGTGAAGCCGGAGCCGATCGGAACCATCTTGGCGATTACGCCGTATAATTACCCCCTCTCAACGACCGCGTTGGAGGTAGCCCCCGCGTTGGCGGCGGGGAACTGCGTCATTCTCAAACCAGCGAGCAAAACGCCGGTGAGTGCGGCCATTCTCGCCGAGGTGATCTCAGAAATGGATCTTCCCGACGGTGCGTTCAATTTCACGCCCGGCAATGCGAGCGAAATCGGTGACCTCCTCGTCGGTGACGACCGCGTGAACATGATTACGATGACTGGTTCCAGTGCGGCGGGAAAGCACGTCGCACGGAAAAGTGGAATGGCGAATCTGCACATGGAACTCGGGGGGAACGCACCCGCCGTGGTCTTCCCCGACGCCGACCTCTCGGACGTTGCTGGGGCCTGCACGAAAGGTTCGTTCAAGTATGCTGGACAACGTTGTTCTGCCGTGAGTCGTGTCGTCGCCCACGAATCCGTTCACGACGAGGTCGTCGAACGGATCGATGCGACGATGGATGGCTGGACCGCGGGCGACCTCTTCGACGAAGACACACAGATGGGGCCACTTATCAGCGAAGAGCAGGCGGATTGGGTCGAAGAACTCGTAGAAGATGCGGTCGAAAAAGGTGCGAACCTGATTCGAGGCGGGGAGCGCGACGGTCAGTTCTTCGAACCGACTCTGTTAGCGAACGTCCCTCACGACGCCCGGATTATCCACGAAGAGCAGTTCGGCCCCGTTGCGGCAGTTACCACGTTCGAGACGGAGGAAGAAGCCCTCGATATCTCGAACGGCGGCGACTTGGCGCTCGATGCGGCGGTGTTCACCGCGGACTACGACCGTGCGCGTCGGATGGCCGACAAACTCGACGCCGGAGCAGTTCGAATCAACGGCGCACCGAGTCACGGACTCGGTGACATCCCATTCGGTGGCAACAAAGACTCAGGCATCGGTCGGCAGGGCCTCCACCTGACGATCGAAGAAATGGTCCGACGAAAGAGCATCATCCTCTAA
- the dpsA gene encoding DNA starvation/stationary phase protection protein DpsA, with amino-acid sequence MSRQQQVRQRAGTIEKNAIRLDIDKAELVVEALNIDLAAMYVLYHQLRKHHWNGSGPQYRELHLFWGEAAEEAEYSADEIAERIQALGGVPVSGPAMLEHHSPIPFEGEDVYDARTSMKNDLEAYGDIIESVSSHIDLSESVGDHATGEILRERLVKLEEFAHEMDHFLAHDSLTLWE; translated from the coding sequence ATGAGCCGACAGCAACAGGTCCGACAGCGGGCGGGAACCATCGAAAAGAACGCCATTCGATTGGATATCGACAAGGCAGAACTAGTTGTCGAAGCGTTGAACATCGATCTTGCAGCGATGTACGTTCTCTATCACCAACTTCGAAAACACCACTGGAACGGTAGCGGCCCACAGTATCGTGAACTCCATCTGTTCTGGGGGGAGGCCGCGGAAGAGGCGGAGTATTCGGCCGACGAAATTGCGGAACGAATTCAGGCACTCGGAGGCGTTCCGGTAAGTGGTCCGGCGATGCTCGAACACCACAGCCCGATTCCGTTCGAGGGGGAGGACGTCTACGACGCGCGTACGTCGATGAAAAACGATCTCGAAGCATACGGCGATATAATCGAGAGCGTCAGTAGTCATATCGACCTATCCGAAAGCGTCGGAGACCATGCCACCGGTGAGATACTCCGCGAGCGGCTCGTGAAACTGGAGGAGTTTGCACACGAAATGGACCACTTTCTCGCCCACGATTCACTCACGCTTTGGGAGTGA
- a CDS encoding carbohydrate kinase family protein, producing the protein MTDTSTPKILVSGETLVDFLPEQPGSLSDVSTFERRPGGAPANVAVALSKLDETPWFWTRIATDPFGDFLADTITKSLPDRFIERDTDAKTTLAFVTHDSTGDREFTFYRDETADTRLRPGGVPDDVLADVDWVYVGGVMLASNPGRRATLDLAERAKRAGCSVVFDPNARPELWPENGFPNMIAEMLTLSDVVKATPDDLEMAGFDAEDPATLAEDVCGAGPHTCLITLGGDGAYAHATENAPWGEQSVRHDAYDVSVADTTGAGDAFTAGALAALASGRPLDDVLAFANAVAALTTTEPGAMTALPTRPAVTQLRES; encoded by the coding sequence GTGACCGATACATCGACGCCGAAAATCCTTGTCTCGGGGGAAACGCTTGTAGATTTTCTGCCGGAACAACCTGGCTCTCTCTCCGACGTATCGACCTTCGAACGGAGACCGGGTGGCGCACCCGCGAACGTCGCAGTCGCGCTGTCGAAACTGGACGAAACACCGTGGTTCTGGACGCGTATCGCCACGGACCCCTTCGGTGACTTTCTCGCAGACACCATCACGAAGTCGCTCCCCGACCGGTTCATCGAACGCGACACGGACGCGAAAACGACCCTCGCGTTTGTGACCCACGATTCGACAGGCGACCGCGAATTTACGTTCTATCGTGACGAGACAGCGGACACTCGACTCCGCCCCGGTGGCGTGCCGGACGACGTGCTCGCCGACGTCGATTGGGTATACGTGGGTGGTGTGATGTTGGCCTCAAATCCCGGTCGTCGGGCCACGCTCGACCTCGCGGAACGCGCAAAAAGAGCGGGATGTTCGGTCGTCTTCGACCCGAATGCGCGGCCCGAACTCTGGCCGGAAAACGGATTTCCGAACATGATTGCGGAGATGCTGACACTCTCCGACGTGGTGAAAGCAACGCCCGACGACCTCGAAATGGCCGGATTCGACGCGGAAGACCCGGCTACCCTCGCCGAGGATGTCTGCGGTGCTGGACCACACACCTGTCTGATTACGCTCGGTGGAGACGGCGCGTACGCCCATGCGACTGAGAACGCGCCGTGGGGCGAACAGTCCGTACGCCACGATGCCTACGACGTTTCAGTTGCGGACACCACAGGTGCGGGAGACGCGTTCACTGCGGGTGCGTTGGCGGCGCTCGCTTCGGGGCGTCCGCTCGACGACGTTCTCGCGTTCGCCAATGCGGTTGCTGCTTTGACGACGACCGAACCGGGCGCGATGACCGCGCTTCCGACCCGGCCGGCAGTCACTCAGTTACGAGAATCGTAA
- a CDS encoding Cdc6/Cdc18 family protein: protein MGSFEFVREHSPYKHREALLDDYTPDTLVGRDSELAEYHGALQPAIYGEQPDNIFLYGKAGVGKTAATRFLLNKLEHNADDYDDLDIFTELVNCDGLNSSYRVASHLVNTLRDPANRISETGYSRSQVYELMWDELDSHGGIILLVLDEIDHLKDDSILYQLSRARENENLTEARIGLIGISNDLTFRDGLSPKVRSSLCERSISFSTYDANELRAVLEQRREVAFKDDVLTDDVIPLCAAFGAQESGDARKALDLLLKAGDLAREENAAQVSEEHVRRGRDLLEREQVARGIADLNDHERLVVYALATLEAESETPARSREIYSRYKALSEAAQREALTARWLREHLDDLSMLGILSVSEINEGSAGGKYREYALQQDLAVVLDALEETLEAMGVHTSVKGYV from the coding sequence ATGGGTTCATTCGAGTTCGTCCGCGAACACTCCCCCTACAAACATCGGGAGGCACTGCTCGACGATTACACTCCGGACACGTTGGTCGGTCGGGACTCCGAACTAGCGGAATATCACGGTGCACTGCAACCAGCTATCTACGGTGAACAACCCGACAACATCTTTCTCTATGGAAAAGCCGGTGTCGGCAAGACCGCTGCAACACGATTTCTCCTCAACAAACTCGAACACAACGCCGACGACTACGACGACCTCGATATCTTCACGGAACTCGTCAACTGCGATGGTCTCAACTCCAGCTATCGTGTCGCCAGTCATCTGGTAAACACCCTTCGTGACCCAGCGAACCGCATCAGCGAAACCGGCTATTCGCGGTCGCAGGTCTACGAGCTTATGTGGGACGAACTCGACAGTCACGGCGGCATCATCCTCTTGGTGCTGGACGAAATCGACCACCTCAAAGACGATAGTATCCTCTACCAACTTTCCCGTGCACGAGAGAACGAGAACCTCACCGAAGCCCGAATCGGCCTTATCGGCATCAGTAACGACCTCACGTTCCGGGACGGCCTTTCCCCGAAGGTTCGTTCGTCGCTCTGTGAGCGCTCGATTTCCTTTTCCACTTACGACGCGAACGAACTCCGTGCAGTACTCGAACAGCGCAGGGAAGTCGCGTTCAAGGACGACGTGCTGACGGACGACGTGATTCCTCTCTGTGCGGCGTTCGGCGCGCAGGAATCCGGTGATGCGCGAAAAGCACTCGACTTGCTCCTAAAAGCGGGCGACCTCGCACGAGAGGAAAACGCGGCACAGGTGTCCGAAGAACACGTTCGTAGAGGTCGCGACCTCCTCGAGCGAGAGCAGGTCGCCCGCGGAATCGCCGACTTGAATGACCACGAACGTCTCGTCGTCTACGCGCTCGCAACGCTTGAGGCTGAGAGCGAAACACCAGCTCGCTCACGCGAAATCTACTCCCGATACAAAGCACTCTCGGAGGCAGCCCAGCGTGAAGCACTCACCGCCCGGTGGCTCCGGGAGCATCTCGATGACCTCTCGATGCTCGGTATCCTCTCGGTTTCCGAAATCAACGAAGGCTCCGCGGGTGGAAAGTACCGCGAATACGCTCTCCAGCAGGATTTGGCGGTCGTGCTCGATGCACTCGAAGAAACGCTCGAAGCAATGGGTGTTCACACGAGCGTCAAAGGCTACGTCTGA
- a CDS encoding sugar phosphate isomerase/epimerase family protein, translating to MDAKVGFVTQIGMEYEEAFDVAADLGFDYVELMMDGPTERRHLDPDAVRTRASECDIELAVHLPFTLDIGSPFEHVREGAIREIQPAIETASEFGATKGVLHASSNAWKPAWNAETVGSNIVESIRILDEFARKRGFEICVENIPRGWFTIHDFDRIFDETAASMTLDTGHARIDGVDSEGMATFVGRHGDRISHFHLNDTRRAKDEHLPFGSGTIDFRTIFAALPDDWGGTLSLEVFTLDYGYIETSKANLDEVLRGIERR from the coding sequence ATGGACGCGAAGGTGGGATTCGTCACGCAGATCGGAATGGAGTATGAGGAAGCGTTCGACGTTGCGGCGGACCTTGGTTTTGATTACGTCGAACTGATGATGGATGGACCGACTGAGCGTCGACACCTCGACCCTGATGCAGTCAGGACACGTGCAAGCGAGTGTGACATCGAACTCGCGGTTCACCTACCGTTTACGCTCGATATCGGTTCGCCCTTCGAACACGTCCGGGAGGGAGCAATTCGAGAGATACAGCCCGCCATCGAAACGGCGAGCGAGTTCGGAGCGACGAAGGGTGTTCTCCACGCGAGTTCGAATGCGTGGAAGCCAGCATGGAACGCGGAAACCGTCGGGTCGAACATCGTCGAATCGATACGCATCCTCGATGAGTTCGCCCGCAAACGGGGATTCGAAATTTGTGTCGAGAACATTCCGCGTGGGTGGTTCACGATTCACGACTTCGACCGAATTTTTGACGAAACTGCGGCCTCGATGACGTTGGATACGGGCCACGCACGAATCGATGGGGTGGACTCAGAAGGAATGGCGACGTTCGTCGGCAGACACGGAGACCGGATTTCGCATTTCCACCTCAACGATACACGACGGGCGAAAGACGAACATCTTCCTTTCGGGTCGGGTACTATCGATTTCCGCACGATTTTCGCCGCCCTGCCGGACGACTGGGGAGGAACACTCTCACTCGAAGTATTCACACTCGATTACGGCTACATCGAGACGAGCAAAGCGAATTTGGATGAAGTGCTTCGAGGGATCGAAAGGAGGTAG